One window of Mediterraneibacter butyricigenes genomic DNA carries:
- a CDS encoding class II aldolase/adducin family protein has product MVLREERELVVEYGKKLSQEKLSVGTSGNISAYNAEEGLMAITPSGMDYMKLKPEDVVVMDLDSHLVDSNRKPSSEWALHTGFYLKKKDIRAVVHTHPKYSTIFAVLREPIRPVHYAMAGIGTYEVPCAPYYMYGTPELAHTAVETCGEGRAVLLANHGLITCGETLPQAYDLTANVEYTAELAYRSRAIGQPVYLSEEEVKAVYESFQTYGQADSGKKGY; this is encoded by the coding sequence ATGGTATTACGAGAGGAAAGAGAACTGGTTGTAGAGTATGGTAAGAAGTTAAGCCAGGAAAAATTAAGCGTCGGAACCAGCGGAAATATCAGTGCATATAATGCGGAAGAGGGGCTGATGGCAATCACGCCATCCGGAATGGATTATATGAAACTGAAACCGGAAGATGTGGTCGTGATGGATCTTGACAGTCATCTGGTTGACAGTAACAGAAAGCCATCCAGTGAGTGGGCACTTCACACAGGATTTTATCTGAAAAAGAAAGATATCCGCGCGGTGGTACATACCCATCCGAAATACAGCACAATTTTTGCGGTACTTCGTGAGCCGATCCGTCCGGTGCATTATGCAATGGCAGGAATCGGAACCTATGAAGTTCCATGTGCTCCATATTATATGTATGGAACTCCGGAACTGGCACATACTGCAGTGGAAACCTGCGGAGAAGGACGAGCAGTCCTGCTTGCAAATCATGGACTGATCACCTGTGGGGAGACACTGCCGCAGGCGTATGATCTGACAGCAAATGTGGAATATACCGCAGAGTTGGCTTATCGGAGCCGTGCGATCGGACAGCCGGTCTACTTAAGTGAAGAGGAAGTCAAAGCCGTTTACGAAAGCTTCCAGACTTACGGACAGGCAGATTCCGGCAAAAAAGGATATTAA
- a CDS encoding substrate-binding domain-containing protein encodes MKMKKFIAVLSVVGMVAAMAAGCGGNSDSKSSADASGSASDWDSSTDITIVSREDGSGTRGAFIELFGVEEKNDAGEKVDMTTEEAQITNSTSVMLTTVAGDEYAIGYVSLGSLDDSVKAVKIDGAEATADNIKSGDYKVSRPFNVATKKGQDNEVAKDFLNFILSKEGQDVVSEEGYIAQDDAQAFEGTQPSGKLVVGGSSSVSPVMEKLIEAYKAVNPNADIELQTTDSTTGMTSTIDGSYDIGMASRELKDEEAAELDSTVIATDGIAVIVNNANPTDELTSDQVKAIYTGDALTWDEVVK; translated from the coding sequence ATGAAAATGAAAAAGTTTATCGCGGTATTATCCGTAGTAGGAATGGTAGCTGCAATGGCAGCAGGTTGCGGAGGAAATTCAGATTCTAAGAGCAGTGCAGATGCAAGCGGAAGCGCTTCTGACTGGGACAGCAGCACAGATATCACTATCGTATCCAGAGAAGACGGATCTGGTACAAGAGGAGCTTTCATTGAACTGTTCGGTGTAGAAGAAAAGAATGATGCCGGAGAAAAAGTTGATATGACAACTGAAGAAGCACAGATCACAAACAGCACTTCTGTTATGCTGACAACAGTAGCCGGAGATGAATATGCAATCGGTTATGTATCTCTTGGATCTCTGGATGACAGTGTTAAAGCAGTAAAGATCGACGGAGCAGAGGCAACTGCTGATAACATTAAGAGCGGAGATTACAAAGTATCTCGTCCGTTCAATGTTGCAACTAAGAAGGGACAGGACAATGAAGTAGCAAAAGATTTCCTGAACTTCATTTTAAGTAAAGAAGGACAGGACGTTGTATCTGAGGAAGGTTACATTGCACAGGATGATGCTCAGGCATTTGAAGGAACACAGCCATCCGGAAAACTGGTAGTCGGAGGATCCTCTTCTGTATCACCGGTTATGGAAAAACTGATCGAAGCTTACAAAGCTGTAAACCCAAATGCAGACATCGAACTTCAGACAACAGATTCTACAACAGGTATGACTTCTACAATCGACGGAAGCTATGATATCGGAATGGCATCCCGTGAACTGAAAGACGAAGAAGCAGCAGAACTTGATTCCACAGTGATTGCAACAGATGGTATTGCAGTGATCGTGAACAATGCAAACCCGACAGATGAACTGACAAGTGATCAGGTGAAAGCAATCTACACCGGTGATGCTCTTACATGGGATGAGGTAGTAAAATAA
- the pstC gene encoding phosphate ABC transporter permease subunit PstC, producing MKSKAWTEKFMQGVFFIAACASVLAVALICIFLFANGLPAMKEIGFGKFLTGTIWKPNNDIYGILPMIVGSLYVTAGAIIVGVPIGILTAVFMAFYCPKQIYKPLKTATELLVGIPSVVYGFFGLVVLVPLIRQLGRNLGIGGNGSSMLTASLLLGMMILPTVIGLTESSLRAVPTHYYEGAVALGATHERAIFRVVLPAAKSGVVAAIVLGIGRAIGETMAVIMVAGNQARMPAGLFRGLRTLTANIVIEMGYATGLHREALIATGVVLFVFILLINFTVAVLNRRGDHE from the coding sequence ATGAAATCGAAAGCATGGACTGAAAAATTCATGCAGGGAGTATTCTTCATTGCCGCCTGTGCTTCGGTGCTGGCGGTAGCTCTCATTTGTATCTTTCTTTTCGCAAATGGGCTTCCTGCTATGAAAGAGATCGGTTTCGGAAAGTTCCTGACGGGAACCATTTGGAAACCGAATAATGATATATACGGAATCTTGCCGATGATCGTGGGAAGTCTGTATGTTACAGCAGGAGCCATCATCGTCGGAGTTCCGATTGGTATTCTGACAGCAGTATTTATGGCATTCTATTGCCCGAAACAGATTTACAAACCATTAAAGACCGCCACAGAGCTTCTGGTCGGAATTCCGTCGGTTGTGTATGGTTTCTTTGGACTGGTGGTTCTGGTTCCGTTGATCCGCCAACTGGGAAGAAATCTGGGTATAGGAGGAAACGGAAGCAGTATGCTGACAGCCTCCCTCCTTCTGGGTATGATGATCCTTCCGACAGTGATCGGACTGACAGAGTCTTCCCTTCGCGCAGTGCCGACCCATTATTATGAAGGGGCAGTTGCATTGGGAGCTACCCATGAAAGAGCTATTTTCCGGGTCGTTCTGCCGGCAGCAAAGTCCGGTGTGGTAGCAGCGATCGTTCTGGGAATCGGACGTGCGATCGGAGAAACCATGGCAGTGATTATGGTAGCAGGAAATCAGGCCAGAATGCCGGCCGGACTCTTCAGAGGACTTCGAACTCTGACGGCAAATATCGTGATCGAGATGGGATATGCAACCGGGCTTCACAGAGAAGCATTGATTGCAACCGGTGTGGTATTGTTTGTGTTTATTTTGCTGATTAACTTTACAGTAGCAGTTTTGAACAGGAGGGGCGATCATGAGTAA
- the pstA gene encoding phosphate ABC transporter permease PstA: MSKKLKAYMRTPGSMVMMLLVMLSAVFTFAVLIFLIAYVLIHGVPYLKPSLFFFTYSSENASLMPALINTVIMTVLSLLIAVPFGVFSAIFLVEYAKRGNKFVEVIRLTTETLQGIPSIVYGLFGMLFFVSTCGWGFSILAGAFTLAIMVLPLIMRSTEEALKAVPDSYREGSFGLGAGKLRTVFRIVLPSAVPGILAGVILAIGRIVGETAALIYTSGTVAQIPKSVFNSGRTLAVHMYNLASEGLYMDQAYATAVILLVLVVGINTVSSVIAKRITKS, translated from the coding sequence ATGAGTAAAAAACTGAAAGCATATATGCGGACGCCGGGCTCCATGGTTATGATGCTTCTGGTAATGTTATCCGCGGTGTTTACGTTTGCGGTTCTGATCTTTCTGATCGCATACGTACTGATTCACGGTGTGCCTTATCTGAAACCGTCCCTGTTCTTTTTTACTTATTCTTCGGAAAATGCATCACTGATGCCGGCATTGATCAATACAGTGATCATGACCGTGTTATCTTTGCTGATCGCAGTTCCGTTTGGAGTGTTTTCAGCGATTTTCCTGGTGGAGTATGCAAAGCGTGGAAATAAGTTTGTGGAAGTGATTCGTCTGACTACAGAAACCCTGCAGGGAATTCCGTCTATCGTATATGGTCTGTTCGGAATGTTGTTTTTCGTGTCAACCTGTGGATGGGGCTTTTCCATACTGGCAGGTGCATTTACCCTGGCAATCATGGTATTGCCGCTGATTATGAGAAGTACGGAAGAGGCGTTGAAGGCAGTGCCAGATTCTTACAGAGAAGGTAGCTTCGGACTTGGAGCCGGAAAACTTCGTACCGTATTTCGAATTGTTCTTCCGTCAGCCGTTCCGGGAATCCTTGCCGGTGTCATTCTGGCGATCGGACGTATTGTGGGAGAGACGGCTGCACTGATCTATACCTCAGGAACGGTCGCACAGATTCCGAAAAGTGTATTCAATTCCGGAAGAACCCTGGCGGTTCATATGTATAACCTTGCAAGCGAGGGATTGTATATGGATCAGGCATACGCAACGGCGGTTATTCTGCTGGTGCTGGTCGTTGGTATCAATACGGTATCCAGTGTAATTGCAAAGCGAATTACGAAATCCTGA
- the pstB gene encoding phosphate ABC transporter ATP-binding protein PstB, with protein MSKISIKNMNLYYGDFHALKDVNLEIEANKITAFIGPSGCGKSTLLKSINRMNDLVEGCRIEGSLLLDGEDIYKDIDVNLLRKRVGMVFQKPNPFPMSIYDNIAYGPRTHGIRSKAKLDDIVEKSLRDAAIWEECKDRLKSSALGMSGGQQQRLCIARALAVQPEVLLMDEPTSALDPISTSKIEDLALELKKDYTIVMVTHNMQQAVRVSDNTAFFLLGEVVEYNDTEKLFSIPSDKRTEDYITGRFG; from the coding sequence ATGAGTAAAATTAGCATAAAAAATATGAATTTATATTATGGTGATTTTCATGCACTGAAAGATGTGAATCTTGAAATTGAAGCCAACAAGATCACAGCCTTTATCGGACCATCCGGTTGCGGAAAATCTACCCTGTTAAAATCCATTAATCGGATGAATGATCTGGTGGAGGGATGTCGTATTGAAGGTTCCCTTCTGTTGGATGGAGAAGATATCTATAAGGATATTGATGTCAACCTGTTGAGAAAGCGGGTCGGAATGGTGTTCCAGAAACCAAATCCGTTTCCGATGAGTATTTATGACAACATTGCTTACGGTCCGAGAACCCATGGAATCCGTTCGAAAGCAAAACTGGATGATATTGTGGAGAAGTCTTTGAGAGATGCGGCAATCTGGGAAGAATGTAAAGATCGTCTGAAATCCAGTGCGTTGGGAATGTCCGGTGGACAGCAGCAGAGACTGTGTATTGCAAGAGCATTGGCGGTTCAGCCGGAAGTCCTTCTGATGGATGAACCGACGTCTGCGTTGGATCCGATTTCGACTTCGAAGATTGAAGACCTTGCCCTGGAACTGAAAAAAGATTATACTATTGTCATGGTAACACACAATATGCAGCAGGCTGTCCGTGTTTCTGACAATACCGCATTTTTCCTGTTGGGAGAGGTTGTCGAATATAACGATACCGAAAAATTGTTCTCGATTCCGTCTGACAAACGTACGGAAGATTATATTACAGGGAGGTTTGGTTGA
- the phoU gene encoding phosphate signaling complex protein PhoU, producing MRNRFDRQLALLDENMIRMGELCELAINRVIKALTGGSVEEARAVIEADDEIDHMEKDIERLCLKLLLQQQPVAKDLRRISAALKMITDMERIGDQTADIADIVIAANMCEVQDVRDITIMADEAGKMVRDSVAAYVEKDLEKARQVMKSDDVVDDLFEKIRGELIAFIAEKQGKDGSEVIDLLMISKYLERIGDHATNIAEWVEFSITGVHKGGEKI from the coding sequence ATGAGAAACAGATTTGACAGACAGCTGGCGCTTCTGGATGAGAACATGATCCGGATGGGAGAACTTTGTGAGCTGGCAATTAACCGGGTAATTAAGGCTCTGACCGGAGGAAGTGTGGAAGAGGCGCGTGCGGTAATCGAAGCGGATGACGAGATCGACCATATGGAAAAGGATATCGAAAGACTCTGCCTGAAGCTTTTATTACAGCAACAGCCGGTAGCAAAAGATTTGCGCAGAATTTCGGCTGCCTTAAAGATGATTACGGATATGGAGCGAATCGGAGATCAGACCGCTGATATCGCAGACATTGTAATCGCTGCCAATATGTGTGAAGTTCAGGATGTGCGGGATATTACGATCATGGCGGACGAAGCCGGGAAGATGGTTCGTGACAGCGTGGCTGCTTATGTGGAAAAAGACCTGGAAAAAGCACGCCAGGTGATGAAATCCGATGATGTAGTGGATGATCTTTTTGAGAAGATCCGAGGAGAATTGATTGCATTTATTGCGGAGAAACAGGGAAAAGACGGATCTGAAGTGATCGATCTTCTGATGATCAGTAAATATCTGGAGCGGATTGGAGACCATGCGACCAATATAGCAGAGTGGGTAGAATTTTCTATCACCGGGGTTCACAAAGGCGGAGAAAAGATATGA
- a CDS encoding winged helix-turn-helix domain-containing protein — protein sequence MIYCVEDDDSIRELVVYTLESTGLKAYGFPEGSSFMEALASETPELVLLDIMLPGEDGMELLKKLKSSNKTKDIPVIMVTAKGTEYDKVIGLDSGADDYVTKPFGMMELVSRIKAVLRRSGRSSREEEMENGGVRLNIKRHEVTVDGKPVALTLKEFELLERLMRNKNIVLTRDQLLGDIWGYDFDGETRTVDVHIRTLRQKLGDKGDLIETVRGVGYRIGGTA from the coding sequence ATGATTTATTGTGTAGAAGATGATGACAGCATCCGGGAACTGGTGGTGTACACACTGGAAAGTACCGGATTAAAGGCATACGGCTTTCCGGAGGGAAGCAGTTTTATGGAGGCTTTGGCGTCAGAGACGCCAGAGCTTGTTTTGCTTGATATTATGCTTCCGGGAGAAGATGGAATGGAGTTGCTTAAAAAACTGAAAAGTTCCAATAAGACCAAAGACATCCCAGTCATTATGGTGACGGCAAAAGGAACAGAATATGACAAGGTAATCGGACTGGATTCAGGAGCCGATGATTACGTGACAAAACCCTTCGGTATGATGGAGCTGGTGTCACGGATCAAGGCGGTGCTTAGACGTTCCGGTCGGTCTTCTCGGGAAGAGGAGATGGAAAACGGCGGGGTTCGACTGAATATCAAACGTCATGAGGTGACGGTAGACGGCAAGCCGGTAGCTTTGACACTGAAAGAATTTGAATTGTTGGAACGTTTAATGAGAAATAAAAATATTGTCCTGACCAGAGATCAGTTGCTTGGAGATATCTGGGGATATGATTTCGACGGAGAGACGAGAACGGTGGATGTGCATATCCGAACCCTGCGACAGAAGTTGGGGGATAAAGGAGATCTGATCGAGACTGTGCGTGGCGTAGGTTATCGGATCGGAGGAACTGCATGA
- a CDS encoding sensor histidine kinase — protein sequence MRKKIQRSMLLVSGITLIFSYLFFTLFSYHQAMDLLKEGVNHEAEYIAEAMDQMGETYLEEMDEVDPEVRITLIDPDGNVRYDSGQDAETLKNHKNRPEIQKALKTGIGEDVRYSETKGKELYYYARKLKTGEILRVSRSMDSLAHTAFQVFPTIVFLGILMLLVAWGLSTWQTKKLIKPINELDVEHPLKETVYEELNPLLEAIDHQNKEKDAIANMRKEFSANVSHELKTPLTSISGYAEIIQNGLVRPEDIPEFSGRIYKEAKRLITLVEDIIKLSRLDEEAVDIEKTDVDLYELSREICSRLSQQSAEKQVRLTIKGERVSTYGIRQVLDEMIYNVIENAVKYNVPNGSVDVWVGDTLAGPKVVVSDTGIGIPKEHQERIFERFYRVDKSHSKERGGTGLGLSIVKHGALLHHAKVQVDSEPGKGTKIQIQFPVKSPEGEV from the coding sequence ATGAGAAAAAAGATTCAGCGCAGCATGCTTCTGGTTTCTGGTATCACCCTTATTTTTTCCTATCTGTTTTTTACCCTGTTCAGTTATCATCAGGCAATGGATCTGTTGAAAGAAGGGGTGAATCACGAGGCGGAATACATTGCGGAAGCGATGGATCAGATGGGGGAAACTTATCTGGAAGAGATGGATGAAGTAGATCCGGAGGTGAGGATCACACTGATCGACCCGGACGGCAATGTCCGATATGATTCCGGACAGGATGCAGAAACCCTGAAGAACCATAAGAACCGGCCGGAGATCCAGAAAGCATTGAAAACCGGAATTGGAGAGGATGTCCGGTATTCGGAGACAAAGGGAAAAGAACTGTATTATTATGCGAGGAAATTAAAGACCGGAGAGATTCTGCGTGTGTCCAGATCCATGGATTCTCTGGCGCACACGGCTTTTCAGGTATTTCCGACCATTGTATTTCTGGGGATTCTGATGCTTCTGGTGGCATGGGGACTTTCTACCTGGCAGACCAAGAAACTGATCAAACCGATCAATGAACTGGATGTGGAGCATCCCCTGAAAGAGACGGTATATGAGGAACTGAATCCTCTTTTGGAGGCAATTGACCATCAGAATAAAGAAAAAGATGCCATTGCCAATATGAGAAAAGAGTTTTCCGCCAATGTTTCTCATGAACTGAAGACGCCTCTGACTTCGATTTCCGGTTACGCGGAGATCATTCAGAACGGCCTGGTACGCCCGGAAGATATCCCGGAATTTTCCGGAAGAATCTATAAAGAGGCAAAGCGTCTGATCACATTGGTTGAGGATATTATCAAACTTTCCAGATTGGATGAAGAGGCAGTCGATATCGAAAAGACAGATGTGGATTTGTATGAACTTTCCAGGGAAATCTGTTCCAGATTGTCTCAACAATCGGCAGAAAAACAGGTGCGTCTAACCATCAAGGGCGAGCGGGTATCCACATATGGAATCCGACAGGTGCTGGATGAAATGATCTACAATGTGATAGAGAATGCAGTGAAATATAATGTGCCAAATGGTTCGGTAGATGTGTGGGTGGGTGATACCCTGGCGGGACCGAAGGTTGTGGTGTCAGATACCGGAATCGGTATTCCGAAAGAACATCAGGAACGGATCTTTGAGCGATTCTATCGGGTGGATAAAAGTCATTCCAAAGAACGAGGCGGAACCGGGCTGGGACTGTCCATTGTAAAACACGGCGCATTGCTTCACCATGCAAAGGTGCAGGTGGACAGTGAACCGGGAAAGGGAACCAAAATTCAGATTCAGTTCCCGGTAAAATCTCCGGAAGGAGAAGTATGA
- a CDS encoding helix-turn-helix domain-containing protein translates to MKKGYLNSDFRIFHLKDSGTKEYQSHYHDFHKITIFISGHVQYFVEGRAYELEPYDIILVNRNEMHRILVDESLTYERIIVYISPSFLEAYKTSDCDLGLCFEKARQEQSSVLRIPSLKKSSLFQSTLRLENSFEDTDYANELYRQVLFLEFMIQLNRSATKNHLEYLDTTRCHPKVAEVIHYVNLHLTDSLEIDTLSRQVFLSKYYLMRLFKEETGWTIGNYIHKKRLLLARDQIRDGLPATEACYNSGFRDYSTFSRAYKKEFHTSPSGDFTGN, encoded by the coding sequence ATGAAAAAAGGTTATCTGAATTCAGATTTTCGAATCTTCCATCTGAAAGATTCCGGCACAAAAGAATACCAGTCCCATTACCATGATTTTCATAAAATCACCATCTTCATCAGCGGTCATGTGCAGTATTTCGTGGAGGGGCGTGCTTACGAACTGGAGCCTTATGATATCATCCTGGTCAACCGGAACGAAATGCATCGGATTCTGGTAGACGAAAGTCTCACCTATGAGCGGATCATCGTCTACATTTCCCCCTCATTTCTTGAAGCCTATAAAACCTCCGACTGCGATCTCGGTCTGTGTTTTGAAAAAGCCAGGCAGGAACAGTCCAGTGTGCTTCGGATTCCTTCCCTGAAAAAGAGCAGCCTGTTCCAGAGTACACTCCGGCTGGAAAACTCTTTCGAGGACACCGACTACGCAAATGAGCTTTACCGGCAGGTTCTGTTCCTGGAATTCATGATCCAGCTGAACCGCTCTGCCACCAAAAATCATCTGGAATATCTGGACACTACCCGGTGTCATCCCAAAGTTGCGGAAGTCATCCATTACGTCAACCTGCATCTTACCGATTCTCTGGAGATTGATACCCTTTCCCGGCAGGTCTTTCTCAGCAAATATTATCTGATGCGCCTGTTCAAAGAAGAGACCGGCTGGACCATCGGAAACTATATTCATAAAAAAAGACTTCTGCTGGCAAGAGACCAGATCCGGGATGGCCTGCCTGCCACAGAAGCCTGTTACAATTCAGGGTTCCGGGATTACTCTACATTTTCCAGAGCCTATAAAAAAGAATTTCATACTTCTCCTTCCGGAGATTTTACCGGGAACTGA
- the dapF gene encoding diaminopimelate epimerase — protein sequence MKLNLERYHGLGNDYFVYDPNKNELKLTQKNVELICDRKKGLGADGILEGPILEGKYPSVRIWNSDGSTAEKSGNGIRIFAKYLKDAGYVQKKNFKLQTEGGAVEITYLSEDGNRLRVSMGKVSFYSDEIPVIGERREVINEDMVFARTLYPTTCVSVGSPQCVIPMREISKDLVCHIGKYSENARYFPNRINTQIMKVTDRENVSIEIFERGSGYTLASGTGACAAAAVAYKLGMTENKVIVHMPGGDLMVEVDENWNVFMTGDVFYVAKIGLSDEFGEMLYALSKE from the coding sequence ATGAAACTGAATCTGGAACGTTATCATGGACTTGGAAACGATTATTTTGTATATGATCCGAATAAAAATGAACTGAAGCTGACACAGAAAAATGTAGAACTGATTTGTGACAGAAAGAAGGGATTGGGAGCAGATGGTATCCTGGAAGGGCCGATCCTGGAAGGAAAATATCCGTCGGTTCGCATCTGGAATTCTGACGGAAGTACAGCAGAAAAGTCCGGAAACGGAATTCGTATTTTTGCAAAATATCTGAAAGACGCCGGATATGTTCAGAAAAAGAACTTTAAATTACAGACAGAGGGCGGAGCGGTAGAAATCACTTACTTAAGCGAAGACGGAAATCGTCTGAGAGTCTCGATGGGAAAGGTATCCTTTTACAGTGATGAGATTCCGGTAATTGGGGAGCGAAGAGAAGTGATCAATGAGGATATGGTCTTTGCAAGGACGCTATATCCGACAACTTGCGTGTCCGTAGGAAGTCCGCAGTGTGTGATCCCGATGCGGGAAATTTCAAAAGATCTGGTCTGCCATATCGGAAAATATTCAGAAAATGCCAGATATTTCCCGAACCGGATCAACACCCAGATCATGAAAGTAACGGATCGGGAAAATGTTTCCATCGAGATCTTCGAACGTGGAAGTGGTTATACTCTGGCATCCGGAACCGGTGCCTGCGCAGCGGCAGCAGTCGCTTACAAGCTTGGAATGACGGAAAATAAAGTCATCGTTCATATGCCGGGCGGAGATCTGATGGTAGAAGTGGATGAAAACTGGAATGTATTCATGACAGGAGACGTATTCTACGTGGCAAAGATCGGACTCAGTGATGAGTTCGGTGAGATGCTTTATGCACTGTCAAAAGAGTAA